In Anser cygnoides isolate HZ-2024a breed goose chromosome Z, Taihu_goose_T2T_genome, whole genome shotgun sequence, a genomic segment contains:
- the COX7C gene encoding cytochrome c oxidase subunit 7C, mitochondrial, which produces MLAAGVRRFATSALRRSHYEDGPGKNLPFSVDNKWRLLAVMCAFFGSGFAAPFFIVRHQLLKK; this is translated from the exons ATGCTGGCTGCCGGCGTCCGCAGGTTCGCCACCTCCGCCCTCCGCAGGAGCCACTACGAGGACGGGCCCGGGAAG aacCTTCCATTCTCTGTGGACAACAAATGGCGATTACTTGCAGTAATGTGTGCATTCTTTGGAAGTGGGTTTGCTGCCCCTTTCTTTATAGTCAGACACCAGCTTCTTAAGAAATGA